The proteins below are encoded in one region of Ereboglobus luteus:
- a CDS encoding FAD-dependent oxidoreductase — MKTENNTIIEPSRETPIYKETDVLVVGGGPAGIMAALGAAEGGQRVTLVEGLSHVGGNLTTGLPILGFLSQKQELIIKGLPQKLMERLKAKGAASEHQACPLHVSLTIIDPEAVKTEAMNMLLEAGVEILLHMMFADAIVEDGKIKGCVFQGKARREAILARQVIDCTGDGDVAFLAGAPCEKGDDKGGMQPPTLMFRLDNVDTDKLRNSIAGQPGSYQMDFIPPDYFGKNSRFITVGLRNLIEKARAEGVQIPTDRTIIITGIRKGEAWINMTRVKDIDGSDPHSLTDGEITARKQIDGIVKYLTGYVPGFENAWLSNTAPFLGIRESRRVVCNYMLNRDDLLNCGKFDDAIAVGSYPIDIHRPNDNDCTLEWCGDCYDIPYRSLVPQKIENLFIAGRCIGTTHEAMAATRVMSTCMAVGEAAGRAAAMCVAGGIPPASLDVEQLREKLRSSGAYLRS; from the coding sequence ATGAAAACCGAAAATAATACGATTATCGAACCGTCAAGGGAAACGCCAATATACAAGGAAACAGACGTGCTGGTCGTCGGCGGAGGCCCCGCCGGCATCATGGCCGCGCTGGGCGCGGCGGAGGGCGGACAGCGCGTGACGCTTGTCGAGGGGCTCAGCCATGTGGGGGGCAATCTCACCACCGGGCTTCCCATCCTTGGTTTTCTCAGCCAAAAGCAGGAATTGATTATAAAAGGCCTGCCGCAAAAACTCATGGAGCGGCTCAAGGCGAAGGGCGCGGCCAGCGAGCACCAAGCCTGCCCGCTGCATGTCAGCCTCACAATCATCGACCCGGAGGCCGTCAAGACCGAGGCGATGAACATGCTTCTCGAGGCGGGCGTGGAGATTCTCCTGCACATGATGTTTGCCGATGCGATTGTGGAGGACGGCAAAATCAAGGGATGCGTTTTTCAAGGCAAGGCGCGCCGCGAGGCGATTCTTGCCAGGCAGGTGATTGATTGCACGGGGGACGGCGACGTGGCTTTCCTCGCGGGCGCGCCTTGCGAGAAGGGGGACGACAAGGGCGGCATGCAGCCCCCAACGCTCATGTTCCGCCTCGACAACGTGGACACGGACAAGCTCCGCAACAGCATCGCTGGGCAACCGGGCTCGTATCAGATGGACTTCATCCCTCCGGATTATTTTGGCAAAAACAGCCGCTTCATCACGGTCGGCTTGCGCAACCTGATAGAAAAAGCCCGCGCTGAAGGCGTGCAGATTCCGACTGATCGCACGATTATTATAACCGGCATCAGGAAAGGCGAGGCATGGATCAACATGACGCGCGTCAAGGACATCGACGGCTCCGACCCGCACAGCCTCACCGACGGCGAGATCACCGCGCGCAAACAAATCGACGGCATTGTTAAATACCTGACCGGTTATGTGCCCGGGTTTGAGAACGCATGGCTGTCCAACACCGCGCCATTTCTCGGCATTCGCGAATCCCGTCGCGTGGTGTGCAATTATATGCTGAATCGCGACGATCTCCTGAACTGCGGCAAGTTCGACGATGCGATCGCCGTCGGCAGCTATCCGATTGATATTCACCGGCCGAACGACAACGACTGCACGCTTGAATGGTGCGGGGATTGTTATGATATTCCCTACCGCTCGCTCGTGCCGCAAAAAATCGAGAACCTATTCATCGCGGGCCGCTGCATAGGCACGACGCACGAGGCGATGGCCGCCACTCGCGTGATGTCCACCTGCATGGCCGTCGGCGAGGCCGCCGGGCGCGCCGCGGCGATGTGCGTCGCCGGGGGAATCCCGCCCGCGTCGCTCGATGTTGAACAGCTTCGCGAAAAATTGCGGTCAAGCGGAGCCTACTTGCGCTCATAG
- a CDS encoding DNRLRE domain-containing protein: MKQYGFPGSLRFYAAAAACAFLFSSAHAGSNLDDKTLTFQNGLAGYAGALEVGIDQNEPGVLGAKSNNLWIERHESKGEQLKAKQALVRFDNIFGSGASQIPHGAKISKATLRLNVGSKKDAITYHRIFLSRMLVPWGKDAAWKYKTWGDDGIQYDGREAVADPDALFVPNLNNTAYEIDVTESLRAWAGGQPNNGWVLYSTRTHHVPAAFITSRVDRRELRPLLRVTYDANPSNIAPVATNLSSTFANATTATLSLRVTDPNKDALSVAFYGRKQAVAADDFQIILLPDTQYYTNERLGGKSKMFDAQTEWIARNARARNIVGVLHLGDITDHGDIHEDQWKLARRALYKLEDPKLSGLPEGVPYCLAVGNHDQRYPGPDGKINRDGPAKLFNKYFGVNHFKGKSYYGGNYGDNNNNHFTLFESGGTKLVVIGLEFGRLRNDPGILKWAGDVLTKHADRHAIVITHATLFPGIPGEFQEDGEAVYAALKTHKNLMLIVGGHTTGEGHRTDTYNGFVTHSIVQDFQFDENGGSGFLGVLTFSPRTNEIRVATYSPYTDKSRTDSAAQYTLAYDFGAKIEPFKKLATVKTASDAEAKYKWKGRAANSVYEWYAEISDSRKTTRTELQSFIHAPAK; the protein is encoded by the coding sequence ATGAAACAATACGGTTTCCCTGGCTCCCTTCGCTTTTATGCCGCAGCCGCGGCGTGCGCGTTTTTGTTTTCGTCGGCCCATGCCGGGTCCAATCTGGATGATAAAACACTGACGTTCCAAAACGGCCTTGCCGGTTATGCCGGCGCACTGGAGGTTGGCATCGACCAGAATGAGCCGGGGGTGCTTGGCGCCAAGTCCAACAACCTTTGGATCGAACGGCATGAGAGCAAGGGCGAGCAACTGAAGGCGAAGCAGGCGCTGGTTCGTTTTGATAATATTTTCGGTTCGGGGGCCTCGCAAATTCCTCACGGCGCAAAAATATCGAAGGCGACATTGCGTCTCAATGTGGGCTCGAAAAAAGACGCGATAACTTATCACCGAATATTTCTCAGCCGCATGCTCGTGCCATGGGGAAAGGATGCCGCGTGGAAATACAAAACGTGGGGCGACGACGGAATCCAATACGACGGGCGCGAGGCCGTCGCCGATCCCGACGCGCTCTTTGTCCCCAATCTCAACAACACAGCCTACGAGATTGATGTCACCGAGTCGCTGCGTGCGTGGGCGGGCGGGCAGCCGAACAACGGCTGGGTCTTGTATTCAACGCGCACGCACCATGTGCCGGCGGCCTTTATCACGTCACGGGTGGACAGACGGGAGTTGCGTCCGCTTCTCCGCGTCACCTACGACGCCAATCCCTCCAATATCGCGCCCGTGGCGACAAACCTTTCCTCGACGTTTGCAAACGCGACCACCGCCACGCTTTCCCTGCGTGTGACTGACCCCAACAAAGACGCACTAAGCGTCGCATTTTATGGACGCAAGCAGGCCGTCGCCGCGGATGATTTCCAGATTATACTCCTGCCCGACACACAATATTATACAAACGAGCGGCTCGGGGGAAAATCAAAGATGTTTGACGCCCAGACCGAGTGGATCGCCCGCAATGCCAGGGCGCGCAACATAGTCGGCGTGCTCCATCTCGGGGACATCACGGACCACGGGGATATTCATGAAGATCAATGGAAACTTGCCCGCCGGGCGCTCTATAAACTTGAGGATCCAAAACTGAGCGGCCTGCCCGAGGGTGTTCCCTATTGCCTGGCCGTCGGCAATCACGATCAGCGTTATCCCGGCCCCGACGGAAAAATCAATAGGGATGGCCCGGCGAAACTGTTTAACAAGTATTTCGGCGTGAACCATTTTAAGGGGAAAAGTTATTACGGTGGAAATTACGGCGATAATAATAACAATCACTTCACGCTGTTTGAGTCAGGCGGAACGAAGCTCGTTGTGATCGGTTTGGAATTCGGTCGCCTCAGAAACGATCCCGGAATCCTCAAGTGGGCCGGCGATGTTTTGACCAAGCATGCGGACCGTCATGCGATTGTTATTACGCACGCGACCCTTTTTCCCGGAATTCCGGGAGAATTTCAGGAGGACGGCGAGGCCGTTTATGCCGCGCTAAAGACGCACAAAAACCTCATGCTTATCGTGGGCGGACACACAACGGGCGAGGGCCATCGCACGGACACTTACAACGGCTTCGTCACGCATTCCATCGTTCAGGATTTTCAATTCGATGAAAACGGCGGATCGGGGTTTCTTGGCGTGCTTACTTTTTCACCGCGCACCAACGAAATTCGCGTGGCCACCTATTCGCCCTACACGGACAAATCGCGCACCGACTCCGCGGCGCAATACACGCTTGCGTATGATTTCGGAGCCAAAATCGAGCCTTTCAAAAAACTCGCCACAGTGAAAACCGCGTCGGATGCCGAGGCTAAATACAAGTGGAAGGGCAGGGCGGCTAACTCGGTTTATGAATGGTATGCCGAGATTTCAGATTCCAGAAAAACAACCCGCACCGAACTCCAGTCATTCATTCACGCCCCGGCGAAATGA
- a CDS encoding MFS transporter: MSASPPLVSANKRKIPFAWEIVVWLWLAYFMNQADRQLYSVVQKQVQDALSLSDIQAGLVNTVLIASMAVMMPIAGIVGDRVSRRRIILFSLLAWSLATMLTGFTNGLVSLIVVRSLATAVGEAFFLPAATAMIGQYHVKTRGQALAIYQTAQYFGAVSCGWAGGWIAGKYGWEHSFWLFGGAGVILVALMWRRLKDAPKTAAATAAREPIGAVLGALVRTPTALVLTLALGCSTFVNMGCLSWMPTYLQLEPFNLTPAKAGVFSMLYYQIFSFVGVLLGGRISDKIVGNRPSFRVELSGMALLLCVPTLYTMGATHNLWLVYAMLGAFGFFRGLYDSNIYASLFDVTSPRHHSTATGLMTGFSFGVGSLAPLFLGAIKQSYALSTGISLLGAVYVVGSLALLVTARVFFPSDFARNRQSIPSSNNDNQ, from the coding sequence ATGTCCGCTTCGCCCCCTTTGGTCTCCGCTAATAAAAGAAAAATTCCCTTCGCATGGGAGATCGTTGTCTGGCTCTGGCTCGCCTACTTCATGAACCAGGCCGACCGGCAGCTTTACAGCGTCGTTCAAAAACAGGTGCAGGATGCCCTGAGCTTGAGCGATATCCAGGCGGGGCTGGTCAACACCGTGCTCATCGCTTCGATGGCGGTGATGATGCCCATCGCCGGCATTGTCGGGGATCGCGTCTCCCGCCGCCGCATCATCCTGTTCAGCCTGCTGGCGTGGAGTCTTGCGACAATGTTGACCGGCTTCACAAACGGCCTTGTTTCGCTCATTGTCGTGCGCAGCCTGGCGACCGCCGTGGGCGAGGCGTTTTTCCTTCCCGCCGCCACCGCGATGATCGGCCAGTATCACGTCAAGACGCGCGGGCAGGCGCTCGCGATTTACCAGACCGCGCAGTATTTCGGCGCGGTGTCGTGCGGCTGGGCGGGCGGTTGGATCGCGGGGAAATACGGTTGGGAGCACTCCTTCTGGTTGTTCGGCGGCGCGGGTGTCATTCTCGTCGCGCTGATGTGGCGCCGTTTGAAGGATGCGCCCAAAACCGCCGCGGCCACCGCCGCGCGCGAGCCGATCGGCGCCGTTCTCGGCGCGTTGGTGCGCACGCCGACCGCGCTGGTGCTGACGCTCGCGTTGGGTTGCTCGACTTTTGTCAACATGGGCTGCCTTTCCTGGATGCCCACGTATTTGCAGCTGGAGCCGTTCAATCTCACGCCCGCGAAGGCCGGCGTTTTCAGCATGCTGTATTACCAGATTTTCTCCTTCGTCGGCGTGCTCCTTGGCGGGCGCATCTCGGACAAGATTGTCGGGAACCGTCCCTCGTTCCGCGTCGAGTTGTCCGGCATGGCGCTTCTGTTGTGCGTGCCCACGCTCTACACCATGGGCGCGACGCACAACCTCTGGCTTGTTTACGCGATGCTTGGCGCGTTCGGTTTCTTCCGCGGCCTCTACGATTCCAATATCTACGCCTCGCTCTTCGATGTCACCTCGCCGCGCCACCATTCCACGGCCACCGGTTTGATGACCGGTTTTTCGTTTGGCGTCGGTTCGCTCGCCCCGCTTTTTCTGGGCGCGATCAAGCAGTCCTACGCGCTCAGCACCGGCATCTCGCTGCTCGGGGCCGTTTATGTTGTGGGCAGCCTTGCGCTCCTCGTCACCGCGCGCGTGTTTTTCCCCTCCGATTTTGCCCGCAACCGTCAAAGCATTCCTTCCTCAAACAACGACAACCAATAA